One Littorina saxatilis isolate snail1 linkage group LG1, US_GU_Lsax_2.0, whole genome shotgun sequence genomic window carries:
- the LOC138983752 gene encoding probable glutamate receptor has translation MSGMSTKLAILVALLAMCHAADRKCRLAQSQTSVDQLGDVIVHLVVTLQWSSVTLLFDDVSGALVDVTDQLHALIIPTMILIKNVSAITIVNHCGKDIQGGYVVVGSFEFIQNVFNQAAECAERTNQGNILFFSEWLTVIEDDDMQPSLRVFHAFENVAVVVIAKKSTLSLWTLHKVKDDSELSLVTSLPHDVISLTRQKVMPNPSYGLGGRTIRVVTKTTANLMMMPAAKGDPFPYKGFVMEILHELSVRLNFSYLFVPAADDSWGIELDNGQWDGPIGMLMRKEVDLAASAFAIEEGRASVVDATTPFLSTTAVVIFRKALTKQYYWTFFLQPFHSVVYKVVAGSLVFVLLLLSLLEKGEQGLTDGKKNAIKVDRVTWRRIMANLQFLFGALLSRPSTWETTSRAGRMLAMTWLLLGVVLASLYSSELTSSLTVHQDALPFTSLEEMLNQEEYTWGFENGTSIASILKASTNRQLQQLYQGTLRFAETDPSVLSRDVDVHLDKVGKGKYAFFSGNSIRYDVLSARYCDIAMLPDLNIAQYYGFYLQNGSAYTRLVSDEISKMLDSGLLDVWRQKWSPKKKQCDEKDDRAIDIHHTQTAFYLAAAGLVLATLALGIERFVMTCLSRRTKDEVVNSDMVNSDMVNSDMVNSEMVNSDMVNSDMVNSDMVTDEEDKSD, from the exons GTGCATTGGTAGATGTTACCGACCAGTTACATGCACTGATCATTCCCACCATGATATTAATCAAGAATGTTTCCGCCATTACAATTGTTAATCACTGCGGGAAAGATATCCAAGGAGGCTATGTGGTGGTGGGTAGTTTTGAGTTCATCCAGAACGTCTTCAATCAG GCGGCAGAGTGTGCAGAGAGGACCAACCAGGGCAACATCCTTTTTTTCTCGGAATGGCTGACAGTTATTGAAGATGACGACATGCAGCCAAGTCTCAGAGTCTTCCACGcttttgaaaatgttgctgtcgtTGTTATTGCAAAG AAAAGCACATTGTCATTGTGGACGTTGCATAAAGTAAAGGACGACAGCGAGCTGAGTTTGGTGACATCACTGCCACATGACGTCATCTCCCTTACGCGTCAGAAAGTCATGCCCAACCCTTCCTATGGTCTTGGCGGGCGGACTATCAGGGTGGTCACCAAAACG ACAGCGAATCTGATGATGATGCCAGCTGCCAAAGGTGACCCATTTCCCTACAAAGGCTTTGTAATGGAGATTCTCCATGAACTAAGTGTTCGTCTGAATTTCAG CTACCTCTTTGTGCCCGCTGCGGACGACAGCTGGGGTATCGAGCTGGATAACGGTCAATGGGACGGACCAATAGGGATGTTGATGAGAAAG GAGGTTGATCTGGCGGCCAGCGCGTTCGCCATCGAAGAAGGAAGAGCTTCAGTTGTCGACGCGACCACTCCTTTCTTGTCCACTACCGCCGTTGTCATATTCCGGAAGGCATTGACAAAGCAGTACTACTGGACTTTCTTCCTGCAACCCTTCCACTCAGTCGTGTACAAGGTCGTCGCTGGGTCCTTGGTGTttgtgctgctgctgttgtcgtTGTTGGAGAAAGGCGAACAAGGCTTGACTGACGGGAAGAAGAACGCCATTAAAGTGGACCGCGTGACGTGGCGAAGAATCATGGCGAACCTTCAATTCTTGTTCGGCGCACTTTTAAGCAGAC CTAGCACCTGGGAGACTACGTCACGCGCGGGAAGGATGCTGGCAATGACGTGGCTACTGCTGGGTGTCGTGCTGGCGTCATTGTATAGCAGCGAACTGACGTCATCTCTCACTGTTCATCAGGACGCTCTTCCTTTTACCTCCCTGGAAGAGATGCTCAACCAGGAAGAGTACACTTGGGGATTTGAGAATGGAACGTCCATTGCTTCAATCTTGAAG GCATCAACAAACAGGCAGTTGCAGCAGCTCTATCAAGGAACACTAAGGTTTGCAGAAACCGACCCCTCAGTCCTTTCACGCGACGTCGACgttcacctggacaaggtgggGAAGGGGAAATATGCCTTTTTCTCTGGCAATTCTATCCGCTACGATGTCCTGTCGGCGCGTTACTGTGACATCGCCATGTTGCCTGACCTCAACATTGCGCAGTATTACGGATTCTACTTGCAGAATGGCTCGGCCTACACAAGACTTGTTTCCGATGA AATCAGCAAAATGCTGGACAGCGGCCTGCTCGACGTCTGGAGACAGAAGTGGTCACCCAAGAAGAAACAGTGTGATGAAAAAGACGACAGAGCGATTGACATCCATCACACACAAACCGCCTTCTACCTGGCTGCCGCAGGATTGGTATTGGCCACATTAGCTCTTGGCATTGAGAGATTCGTAATGACGTGTCTGTCTCGTCGCACTAAGGACGAAGTGGTTAACTCTGACATGGTTAACTCTGACATGGTTAATTCTGACATGGTTAACTCTGAAATGGTTAACTCTGACATGGTTAACTCTGACATGGTTAACTCTGACATGGTTACCGATGAAGAAGACAAGAGTGACTGA